GGCACTCCACGATGTGGTGGGCGTTGCGCCCGTACGGCACGTGCACGTGCAGCGCGATCTGCGCCTGGGCCACGAAGGACTCCAGGATGTGCCGGGTCATCGTGGTGTCGTACTCGCCGATCATCGGCGCCATCTTCTCGGGCTCGGTGTGCACGAGGTAGGGGCGGCCGGACAGGTCGACCGTCACCTGGGCGAGGGACTCGTCCAGCGGGACCGTGCAGTTGCCGAATCGATAAATCCCCACCTTGTCGCCGAGCGCCTGCTTGAAGGCGGCGCCGAGCGCGAGGGCGGTGTCCTCGATGGTGTGGTGGGAGTCGATGTGCAGGTCGCCCTCGGTCTTCACGGTCAGGTCGAACAGACCGTGCCGGCCGAGCTGGTCGAGCATGTGGTCGTAGAAGCCGACGCCCGTCGACACATCGACCTTGCCGGACCCGTCGAGATCGATCTCGACGAGGACCGAGGTCTCCTTCGTCACCCGCTCCACGCGGCCTACGCGGCTCATGCGCTCTCCTTCTTCAACTCACGGACCGCGTCGAGGAACGCGTCGTTCTCTTCGGGGGTTCCGGCGGTGACCCGCAGCCGGCCGGGCACGCCGTTGTCCCGGACCAGGACGCCCCGGTCGAGGATCTTCCGCCACATCGCCTGGGCGTCGTCGAACCGTCCGAACTGCACGAAGTTGGCGTCCGACGCGGTCACCTCGTAGCCGATCGCCAGCAGTTCGGTGACCAGCCGGTCCCGCTCGGCCTTCAGCTGCTCGACGTATCCCAGCAGTGTGTCGGTGTGCTCCAGGGCGGCCAGCGCGGTCGCCTGCGTGATCGCCGACAGGTGGTACGGCAGCCGTACGAGCTGCACGGCGTCCACGACCGCCGGGTGCGCGGCGAGATAGCCGAGGCGCAGGCCGGCCGCGCCGAAGGCTTTCGACATCGTCCGCGAGACGACGAGGTTCGGCCGGCCTTCGATGAGCGGCAGCAGCGAGTCGCCGTGGCTGAACTCGATGTACGCCTCGTCCACGATCACCATGGACGGCTTG
The nucleotide sequence above comes from Streptomyces sp. NL15-2K. Encoded proteins:
- the hisB gene encoding imidazoleglycerol-phosphate dehydratase HisB, producing MSRVGRVERVTKETSVLVEIDLDGSGKVDVSTGVGFYDHMLDQLGRHGLFDLTVKTEGDLHIDSHHTIEDTALALGAAFKQALGDKVGIYRFGNCTVPLDESLAQVTVDLSGRPYLVHTEPEKMAPMIGEYDTTMTRHILESFVAQAQIALHVHVPYGRNAHHIVECQFKALARALRYASERDPRAAGILPSTKGAL